One region of Lampris incognitus isolate fLamInc1 chromosome 4, fLamInc1.hap2, whole genome shotgun sequence genomic DNA includes:
- the LOC130111765 gene encoding PHD and RING finger domain-containing protein 1-like: MNGGTVSVVRGADGDRRDSVPILGSDKCLICLNTLGEQPVGSLDNCRHVFCLECILQWSQTASSCPVDRIGFSFIHQRQYPGGHIQKKIEIKKKTQIFDEDDMREDVICEKCGRSDLRDQLQVCIHCDSGYHIACLTSLLDTNLEGYWVCPECADSLPDTDDEQVSEGELADLQAEVDDAVPTTSRLRPTTLSQPSRSTGTRCSQRIKDRARNNPTTPSHSAGDSLHVPKYLLRSPCTADEFAAGFHGDTKDVPAKLKKGSTKGQNMVLE; encoded by the exons ATGAATGGAGGAACTGTTTCGGTGGTACGAGGAGCAGACGGTGACAGAAGAGACTCCGTGCCCATACTTGGTTCAGACAAATGCCTCATATGTCTGAACACTTTAGGGGAGCAACCTGTGGGCAGCCTGGATAACTGCCGACATGTCTTCTGTCTTGAATGTATTCTGCAGTGGTCCCAG ACTGCCAGCTCATGCCCAGTAGATCGTATCGGCTTCAGTTTCATCCACCAAAGACAGTATCCTGGAGGGCACATACAAAAAAAG ATTGAAATAAAGAAAAAGACACAGATTTTTGACGAAGACGACATGAGAGAAGATGTCATTTGTGAAAAGTGTGGACGGAGTGATCTTAGAGACCAACTGCAAGTTTGCATCCACTGTGATTCAGG GTATCATATAGCCTGTTTGACTTCTCTGCTAGACACTAACCTTGAAGGGTACTGGGTCTGCCCAGAATGTGCAGACAGTCTCCCAGACACAG ATgatgagcaggtcagtgaagGAGAGCTTGCAGACCTTCAAGCGGAAGTAGATGATGCCGTTCCTACCACCAGTCGCCTCCGGCCCACCACTTTAAGTCAGCCCAGCAGGTCCACAGGAACCCGCTGCAGCCAGAGAATCAAGGACAGAGCTAGAAACAATCCCACCACGCCATCTCACTCTGCTGGGGACAGTTTG CATGTGCCTAAATACCTGTTGAGGTCTCCATGCACAGCAGATGAATTTGCTGCAGGTTTTCACGGTGATACCAAAGATGTCCCAGCCA AGTTAAAGAAAGGAAGCACCAAAGGACAAAACATGGTCCTTGAATAG